From the genome of Argentina anserina chromosome 4, drPotAnse1.1, whole genome shotgun sequence, one region includes:
- the LOC126792721 gene encoding 3-isopropylmalate dehydratase large subunit, chloroplastic-like → MSYSTAMSYSTVAPPSTSFINKTTTTTKKDLGLSAFSPTSPVSLQRCRRSVSKRICSVMAPSERRPATTGSVKTGMTMTEKILARASEKTHLSPGDNVWVNVDVLMTHDVCGPGSFGIFKKEFGQNAKVWDREKIVIIPDHYIFTTDERANRNVDILRDFCTEQNIKYFYDIKDLGNFKANPDYKGVCHVALAQEGHCRPGEVLLGTDSHTCTAGAFGQFATGIGNTDAGFVLGTGKLLLKVPPTLRFVLDGEMPDYLLAKDLILQIIGEISVAGATYKAMEFVGSTVESLSMEERMTLCNMVVEAGGKNGIVPADSTTYKYLEGKTSVPYEPVYSDDKARFLTEYRFDISKLEPLVAKPHSPDNRALARECKDVKIDRVYIGSCTGGKTEDFMAAAKVFLASGKKVKVPTFLVPATQKVWMDVYSLPVPGSGGKTCSQIFEEAGCDTPASPSCGACLGGPKDTYARLNEPQVCVSTTNRNFPGRMGHKEGQIYLASPYTAAASALTGYVTDPREFLQ, encoded by the exons ATGTCTTACTCCACCGCCATGTCTTACTCCACCGTTGCTCCACCTTCCACCTCCTTCATCAACAAAACGACCACCACCACAAAG AAGGATTTGGGTCTCTCTGCTTTCTCTCCCACATCGCCGGTGTCGCTTCAGCGATGCCGGAGATCAGTCTCCAAGAGAATCTGCTCCGTCATGGCCCCATCGGAGCGGAGGCCAGCCACTACTGGCTCG GTGAAGACTGGAATGACGATGACGGAGAAGATACTGGCAAGGGCTTCTGAGAAGACCCATTTGAGTCCCGGTGACAATGTTTGGGTTAACGTTGATGTTTTGATGACCCATGATGTTTGTGGCCCTGGTTCCTTTGGTATCTTCAAGAAAGAGTTTGGACAGAATGCCAAG GTTTGGGACCGAGAAAAGATTGTGATTATACCTgaccattatatatttaccaCTGATGAGCGTGCAAACCGGAATGTGGATATCTTGAGGGATTTCTGCACGGAGCAGAACATCAAGTATTTCTATGATATCAAGGATCTTGGTAACTTTAAG GCTAACCCAGATTATAAGGGTGTATGCCATGTTGCTCTTGCTCAAGAAGGTCATTGCAGGCCTGGAGAG GTGCTGCTAGGTACAGATTCTCACACCTGTACCGCTGGAGCTTTTGGACAATTTGCCACTGGAATCGGGAACACTGATGCAGGTTTCGTATTGGGCACTGGGAAGCTTTTGCTTAAG GTGCCTCCAACTCTGAGATTTGTGCTGGATGGTGAAATGCCTGACTATTTGCTTGCCAAAGATTTGATTTTGCAG ATTATTGGTGAAATCTCTGTTGCTGGTGCAACATACAAAGCTATGGAGTTTGTTGGCAGCACTGTTGAAAGCTTAAGT ATGGAAGAGAGGATGACATTATGCAACATGGTTGTTGAAGCTGGGGGTAAGAATGGTATCGTCCCTGCTGATAGCACTACATACAAGTACCTTGAG GGTAAAACGTCTGTACCTTATGAACCTGTGTACAGTGATGATAAAGCAAG ATTTCTTACCGAGTAcagatttgatatatcaaaactGGAGCCATTGGTAGCAAAG CCTCATTCTCCAGATAACCGTGCTTTAGCAAGAGAATGCAAAGatgtcaaaattgatagagtcTATATTGGATCTTGCACTGGTGGTAAAACAGAGGATTTTATGGCTGCTGCTAAAGTTTTTCTAGCATCA GGAAAAAAGGTTAAAGTACCCACTTTTCTTGTTCCTGCTACGCAAAAG GTTTGGATGGACGTGTACAGTCTTCCAGTACCAGGATCTGGTGGGAAGACCTGCTCACAGATATTTGAGGAAGCTGGTTGTGACACACCTGCAAGTCCTAGTTGTGGCGCTTGCTTGGGTGGTCCAAAGGACACATACGCTCGCTTGAATGAACCACAG GTATGTGTCTCTACTACAAATAGGAACTTCCCGGGCAGAATGGGCCACAAGGAAGGCCAGATATATCTTGCTTCACCATATACAGCTGCAGCATCTGCTTTGACCGGTTATGTCACCGACCCAAGAGAGTTTTTGCAGTAA